A DNA window from Trichosurus vulpecula isolate mTriVul1 chromosome 2, mTriVul1.pri, whole genome shotgun sequence contains the following coding sequences:
- the LOC118835858 gene encoding uncharacterized protein LOC118835858 isoform X2 has translation MEVRRPRITPKELVPFSRRSLYYQAPPILLPCPPHQISPLWKQNNRSAIKQMSRINHFSRIIKQSSPPCSWTKTSPSPWLQHLIRVPRAPHTYHKTTVTPLGHLHHKATAKSPTRHREHPVASAKPFPRANTGSSKTEGSLKADKQHLTLLLSSKHQPESPLLPDHQTVDSLDLCGHFPKTNRCCDQPAEKLPTFNQKPLIPPFPNYQTTEDPPCEDHGAEAEAIPSTFPDSQDPATPATTSPGHQDETSLKSRQSFVNLKHVIIIPSCDDQYYTWATAFESPSEVQHSKTSHPCLRHKETASQLRWASHQIPRFLGVTPSHLDQRTRATSAPGPKKQAENILAPTAQTSFPMEVECWEMTPSKTDHQAAVVTGQDHGATSPLVSDPQDKTLPGLDSLDTSQLNLNQEFEHWKVMPARTSHHAATQTGSDYGKVPPLDTEEKILPGLNHEATTHTSAHCQAKDISNLISQGEVDVSTQTEEYWETLSLKTDHQSTIQDQDHETMPLTSSVSQDTTLPGFHQAPYPPDCDYQLEAAPDPNTQASFPPGYIKLSGDPEHHVTPSLNTLPNHENQDPVLAEPAKKKWLHLILGKNHQQPYMKEMPRKRRRSTRGGTRGLKQRGN, from the exons ATGGAAGTCAGAAGGCCCAGGATAACTCCGAAAG AGCTGGTCCCTTTCTCCAGAAGAAGCCTCTATTACCAGGCTCCACCGATACTCTTACCGTGTCCTCCACACCAGATTTCACCactgtggaaacaaaataataGGTCCGCGATAAAGCAGATGTCCCGCATCAATCACTTCTCCAGAATCATTAAACAGTCATCCCCTCCCTGCTCCTGGACCAAAACATCACCTTCACCATGGCTCCAGCATCTAATTAGAGTTCCACGGGCGCCTCACACCTATCACAAGACAACGGTAACACCATTAGGCCATCTTCATCACAAGGCTACAGCTAAGTCACCTACACGCCACAGAGAGCATCCAGTGGCTTCAGCCAAGCCTTTTCCTAGGGCCAATACTGGGAGCAGTAAAACTGAGGGGTCATTAAAAGCTGATAAACAACATCTTACGCTTCTACTTAGCTCCAAACATCAGCCTGAGTCTCCATTGCTCCCTGATCACCAGACGGTGGATTCTTTAGATCTTTGCGGTCATTTTCCTAAGACTAACCGATGCTGTGATCAACCAGCTGAGAAGCTACCAACCTTCAATCAGAAGCCCCTAATTCCACCATTCCCCAATTACCAAACCACTGAGGATCCACCCTGTGAGGATCATGGGGCCGAAGCTGAAGCTATCCCCAGTACATTCCCTGACTCCCAGGACCCGGCCACACCTGCCACAACGAGCCCTGGGCATCAGGATGAAACTTCACTGAAGTCTAGGCAGAGTTTTGTCAACTTGAAGCATGTCATAATCATACCATCTTGTGATGACCAGTATTATACTTGGGCTACAGCTTTTGAGTCACCGAGTGAAGTCCAACATTCTAAAACATCACATCCTTGCCTACGCCATAAGGAAACAGCATCACAGTTAAGATGGGCTAGCCATCAAATACCCAGGTTCCTGGGTGTCACTCCATCACATCTGGATCAAAGAACTAGAGCTACATCAGCACCCGGCCCTAAGAAGCAGGCTGAGAATATACTGGCCCCCACTGCCCAAACCTCATTCCCAATGGAGGTAGAATGCTGGGAAATGACACCATCAAAGACAGACCACCAGGCTGCAGTTGTAACAGGCCAGGATCATGGAGCAACATCTCCACTAGTCTCAGATCCCCAGGACAAAACTTTACCTGGTCTTGACTCCCTGGATACCTCTCAACTGAACCTTAATCAGGAATTTGAGCATTGGAAGGTGATGCCAGCAAGAACAAGCCACCATGCTGCCACACAAACAGGTTCAGATTATGGAAAAGTGCCTCCACTGGACACAGAGGAAAAAATTCTACCTGGCCTCAATCATGAGGCCACAACTCACACCAGCGCTCACTGCCAGGCTAAGGATATATCAAACCTGATTTCTCAAGGTGAAGTCGATGTTTCGACTCAAACAGAAGAGTACTGGGAAACACTGTCATTAAAAACAGATCACCAAAGCACAATTCAAGACCAGGATCATGAGACGATGCCTCTTACGAGCTCGGTCTCCCAGGATACAACTCTCCCTGGCTTCCACCAGGCACCATATCCACCTGACTGTGATTACCAGCTGGAAGCTGCTCCAGACCCCAACACTCAGGCTTCATTTCCACCAGGCTACATAAAATTGTCAGGGGATCCAGAACACCATGTCACACCTAGCCTCAACACTCTACCCAATCATGAAAACCAGG ATCCTGTACTTGCTGAGCCTGCAAAGAAAAAGTGGCTTCACCTCATCCTTGGCAAGAATCACCAACAGCCATACATGAAAGAAATGCCCAGGAAGAGACGAAGGAGCACCAGAGGGGGCACAAGGGGATTAAAACAGAGAGGAAATTAA
- the LOC118835858 gene encoding uncharacterized protein LOC118835858 isoform X1 — MEVRRPRITPKELVPFSRRSLYYQAPPILLPCPPHQISPLWKQNNRSAIKQMSRINHFSRIIKQSSPPCSWTKTSPSPWLQHLIRVPRAPHTYHKTTVTPLGHLHHKATAKSPTRHREHPVASAKPFPRANTGSSKTEGSLKADKQHLTLLLSSKHQPESPLLPDHQTVDSLDLCGHFPKTNRCCDQPAEKLPTFNQKPLIPPFPNYQTTEDPPCEDHGAEAEAIPSTFPDSQDPATPATTSPGHQDETSLKSRQSFVNLKHVIIIPSCDDQYYTWATAFESPSEVQHSKTSHPCLRHKETASQLRWASHQIPRFLGVTPSHLDQRTRATSAPGPKKQAENILAPTAQTSFPMEVECWEMTPSKTDHQAAVVTGQDHGATSPLVSDPQDKTLPGLDSLDTSQLNLNQEFEHWKVMPARTSHHAATQTGSDYGKVPPLDTEEKILPGLNHEATTHTSAHCQAKDISNLISQGEVDVSTQTEEYWETLSLKTDHQSTIQDQDHETMPLTSSVSQDTTLPGFHQAPYPPDCDYQLEAAPDPNTQASFPPGYIKLSGDPEHHVTPSLNTLPNHENQGKSVSDSIDYRQNHTSTIRLNDQETVQPRPSCRTRSQPGHSHQTLDSNHRDQVQNGLRQRAQTVPKRQDPRGFNYIKPYVIEGGSVPAKIVHAVINSIPQEKIKKDLSKKILLWRTGKSPTHWPDQVFSSNYMVCLVCASWIPYGCPHAQKTKYRCVTKLLAIPILMPGSKQKLNVKFVFQVPQTTARNIFSLPYTHYCLQKPLHHLSAFPTSSHSDPVLAEPAKKKWLHLILGKNHQQPYMKEMPRKRRRSTRGGTRGLKQRGN; from the exons ATGGAAGTCAGAAGGCCCAGGATAACTCCGAAAG AGCTGGTCCCTTTCTCCAGAAGAAGCCTCTATTACCAGGCTCCACCGATACTCTTACCGTGTCCTCCACACCAGATTTCACCactgtggaaacaaaataataGGTCCGCGATAAAGCAGATGTCCCGCATCAATCACTTCTCCAGAATCATTAAACAGTCATCCCCTCCCTGCTCCTGGACCAAAACATCACCTTCACCATGGCTCCAGCATCTAATTAGAGTTCCACGGGCGCCTCACACCTATCACAAGACAACGGTAACACCATTAGGCCATCTTCATCACAAGGCTACAGCTAAGTCACCTACACGCCACAGAGAGCATCCAGTGGCTTCAGCCAAGCCTTTTCCTAGGGCCAATACTGGGAGCAGTAAAACTGAGGGGTCATTAAAAGCTGATAAACAACATCTTACGCTTCTACTTAGCTCCAAACATCAGCCTGAGTCTCCATTGCTCCCTGATCACCAGACGGTGGATTCTTTAGATCTTTGCGGTCATTTTCCTAAGACTAACCGATGCTGTGATCAACCAGCTGAGAAGCTACCAACCTTCAATCAGAAGCCCCTAATTCCACCATTCCCCAATTACCAAACCACTGAGGATCCACCCTGTGAGGATCATGGGGCCGAAGCTGAAGCTATCCCCAGTACATTCCCTGACTCCCAGGACCCGGCCACACCTGCCACAACGAGCCCTGGGCATCAGGATGAAACTTCACTGAAGTCTAGGCAGAGTTTTGTCAACTTGAAGCATGTCATAATCATACCATCTTGTGATGACCAGTATTATACTTGGGCTACAGCTTTTGAGTCACCGAGTGAAGTCCAACATTCTAAAACATCACATCCTTGCCTACGCCATAAGGAAACAGCATCACAGTTAAGATGGGCTAGCCATCAAATACCCAGGTTCCTGGGTGTCACTCCATCACATCTGGATCAAAGAACTAGAGCTACATCAGCACCCGGCCCTAAGAAGCAGGCTGAGAATATACTGGCCCCCACTGCCCAAACCTCATTCCCAATGGAGGTAGAATGCTGGGAAATGACACCATCAAAGACAGACCACCAGGCTGCAGTTGTAACAGGCCAGGATCATGGAGCAACATCTCCACTAGTCTCAGATCCCCAGGACAAAACTTTACCTGGTCTTGACTCCCTGGATACCTCTCAACTGAACCTTAATCAGGAATTTGAGCATTGGAAGGTGATGCCAGCAAGAACAAGCCACCATGCTGCCACACAAACAGGTTCAGATTATGGAAAAGTGCCTCCACTGGACACAGAGGAAAAAATTCTACCTGGCCTCAATCATGAGGCCACAACTCACACCAGCGCTCACTGCCAGGCTAAGGATATATCAAACCTGATTTCTCAAGGTGAAGTCGATGTTTCGACTCAAACAGAAGAGTACTGGGAAACACTGTCATTAAAAACAGATCACCAAAGCACAATTCAAGACCAGGATCATGAGACGATGCCTCTTACGAGCTCGGTCTCCCAGGATACAACTCTCCCTGGCTTCCACCAGGCACCATATCCACCTGACTGTGATTACCAGCTGGAAGCTGCTCCAGACCCCAACACTCAGGCTTCATTTCCACCAGGCTACATAAAATTGTCAGGGGATCCAGAACACCATGTCACACCTAGCCTCAACACTCTACCCAATCATGAAAACCAGGGTAAGTCTGTATCAGACTCCATTGATTACAGGCAAAATCACACATCTACAATTCGTCTGAATGATCAGGAAACAGTGCAACCAAGACCCAGTTGTAGGACTAGATCTCAGCCAGGTCATAGCCATCAGACACTAGATTCTAACCATCGAGACCAGGTTCAAAATGGGCTCCGACAACGGGCCCAGACTGTACCCAAAAGACAAGATCCACGGGGTTTTAACTACATCAAACCATATGTTATTGAGGGGGGCTCTGTGCCTGCTAAAATTGTTCATGCCGTCATCAATTCCATTCctcaggagaaaataaaaaaagacctcAGCAAGAAGATTCTCTTGTGGAGGACTGGGAAATCTCCAACTCATTGGCCCGATCAAGTATTTTCCAGTAATTATATGGTCTGTTTAGTTTGTGCCTCCTGGATCCCATATGGCTGTCCCCATgcacaaaaaacaaaatatcgATGTGTAACAAAACTGCTGGCCATACCAATACTGATGCCTGGTTCTAAGCAAAAGCTAAATGTAAAATTTGTCTTCCAAGTGCCCCAGACAACAGCACGCAACATTTTCAGCCTCCCATATACCCATTATTGTTTGCAAAAGCCCTTACACCACCTGTCAGCCTTTCCTACATCTTCCCATTCAGATCCTGTACTTGCTGAGCCTGCAAAGAAAAAGTGGCTTCACCTCATCCTTGGCAAGAATCACCAACAGCCATACATGAAAGAAATGCCCAGGAAGAGACGAAGGAGCACCAGAGGGGGCACAAGGGGATTAAAACAGAGAGGAAATTAA